In the genome of Microplitis demolitor isolate Queensland-Clemson2020A chromosome 5, iyMicDemo2.1a, whole genome shotgun sequence, the window ttcaattaaattgcaACACATTGCAAAGATCAATTCATGTGACTGCTGCTGTTGAAAAATGTCGATCAGGTCGTTACAGACCAACATTAAAACGAACCAGAGCACTCACATACGAGATGTCACAAAAACCCTTTCAACTTGTCATGAGAAAATCGTGGAACGTTTGGAACACATGTAatgaaattaacaaaattaactttCCATTATTCAGTTGATCTCTCAGTAAATTAATccaaaacttaaattaaatccaGCAAACATCCAGGGCGGTAACAGACCTTCGGAAACAGCCGTCGAGGATGAATTCATCCGGCGATTCATGGTCGGAACCTGGCACAACATTTTCGTGTCCGACCTGATAATAAAACGGCAGCACAACATTATCAGGATCGCGGGAATAATCGAGCGGCGAACGCTGCCCAGGAAATTGTATTTCTTAATTGGCTACACCCAGGAGTTGCTGAGCTACTGGCTCCAGTGTCCAGTAAAAATGGAACTCCAGTCAGTTCCTAGTCGCGAGGacgtaatatttaaatatatataattattacgtttatttataacttttattactagtaagtgaatatttttgatttaattataaataaataacaataagacaagacaaaaaaattaatcagttattttttatttattacacacAATAGATGAAATTACTTACTAGCCCACATACAGTTTAttgcattttaaattaaacttatcaGTATTTGTGTACAGACAATTGACTGAAtggatattgaatttaaataatttgtttctttgtttaaatacCGAAttgctttttaatttaattcaatatatttttattttaaggtacaggattttttttaatcgaacaTGTTTAGATGTCTGTAAAATTTTAcccgcgaaaaaaaaattcaaaattttcggatttccgtgttttgataaaatatatcttgtaaaaatgatattggttgagaaatatatatatttaaaattatatttacgcggtaataaaatttatttaaaaatcaataattcaaatcctgtatccgtaaaataaaaacaaatttaaaaataaaaatctactagattttaataatttcttactTCGTAATATGTCTTTACAacttacttatatatttattaatattattttttttagtattcaaTATCCAACCAGGTCTCGCACAGCTTTTTGTACTTTTGCACTTTTTGcgagtatttattattacattttactaattaataccAAAAAAAGTGAAGTAACAAAAAGAGTTATTTCTAATTAACATCActcgaaatatttaaattaattattacgtataaatatatttattttattaaatgcgattatcttataaaataatcggATGCATCTTGTATTGTACAGTCTAATTaactaatatatttaatatatatagacaatacatatatataatatatataaataaatttaaaaaagtgcaaaatatgtactttatatatttgtaataattatctcTGATTGTGcgatactttatttt includes:
- the LOC103576634 gene encoding 28S ribosomal protein S24, mitochondrial, coding for MALILNNISKAFQLNCNTLQRSIHVTAAVEKCRSGRYRPTLKRTRALTYEMSQKPFQLVMRKSWNVWNTSNIQGGNRPSETAVEDEFIRRFMVGTWHNIFVSDLIIKRQHNIIRIAGIIERRTLPRKLYFLIGYTQELLSYWLQCPVKMELQSVPSREDVIFKYI